In the Brassica napus cultivar Da-Ae chromosome A7, Da-Ae, whole genome shotgun sequence genome, one interval contains:
- the LOC111199430 gene encoding uncharacterized protein LOC111199430: MSSQEQKKKEKGKEIVTSEENPTTSEVSMYFSEQGIAALLEANKKDNAEKVGTQQKKSSSSKIKPCIFYTSDEKARLRWSSDLHACFVKAVEKLGGPDKATPKAVKDTMEVEGIALHHVKSHLQKFRLGRCNIRDETDQYHKRYRTGRRFFKAHAASNSPRPQVNIRPKVMGDVKPKKAKEDHGSLYMRIEHDLNLQRCREAERMQMAFEIEHNRKMLEAQYLQAGKAPSITSQHRNYISTTTQRPSSQVLDQWLADHYSGRQTSDSQQPTTMIPQTTTCLPMFPLETKTTFSKYDPQHVNTSTQEKRQFNNSLNYNMTQGFINPYVTTEPQSMPGSSTVTTQPELQLNDDCLIHDLYRNPSFLPTSVPQTVDSLHQVISNITSPLSTAPQPIQTYAPNHTYNYPEYNTLERVKAQLSALQYSSTSRIQATPFCETNLSSSVTRDDEEDPVDMYIDWGKYEEVDIDELDPVEALLALGFSVSP, encoded by the exons ATGAGTTCCCAagagcagaagaagaaagaaaaaggaaaggaaATTGTCACTTCCGAAGAAAACCCTACCACTTCCGAAGTCTCCATGTATTTCAGTGAGCAGGGAATAGCAGCTCTCCTAGAAGCTAATAAGAAAGATAATGCTGAGAAAGTTGGTACACAACAAAAGAAGAGTTCATCTTCAAAAATCAAGCCTTGCATTTTCTATACTTCAGATGAAAAGGCGAGACTGCGGTGGTCAAGCGACCTTCATGCTTGCTTTGTCAAAGCTGTTGAGAAACTTGGTGGACCGGATA AGGCAACACCAAAAGCTGTCAAAGATACAATGGAAGTTGAAGGAATTGCACTTCACCATGTTAAGAGTCATCTTCAG AAGTTTAGACTTGGAAGATGTAACATACGGGATGAAACAGATCAATATCATAAAC GTTACAGAACTGGTCGACGCTTTTTTAAAGCACATGCTGCATCAAATTCACCTCGCCCACAAGTAAACAT AAGACCTAAAGTTATGGGAGATGTGAAGCCAAAGAAGGCAAAAGAAGACCATGGATCACTTTACATGCGTATAGAG CACGATCTAAATTTACAAAGATGTCGCGAAGCAGAAAGAATGCAAATGGCTTTTGAAATAGAACATAACCGTAAAATGTTGGAGGCGCAATATTTACAAGCAGGCAAGGCTCCATCAATAACCAGTCAACACAGAAACTATATTTCGACAACAACTCAACGGCCATCATCACAAGTATTAGATCAGTGGTTAGCAGACCACTACTCCGGAAGACAGACCAGTGATTCACAACAACCAACTACTATGATTCCACAAACTACCACTTGTCTGCCCATGTTCCCTCTGGAGACAAAGACTACATTTTCAAAGTACGATCCACAACATGTGAATACCTCAACTCAAGAAAAGCGACAATTTAACAACAGTCTCAACTACAACATGACTCAAGGTTTCATCAATCCGTATGTGACTACTGAGCCCCAATCCATGCCTGGCTCATCCACTGTCACCACTCAGCCAGAACTTCAGCTCAACGATGATTGTCTCATTCACGACTTATATCGCAATCCAAGTTTCCTACCAACCTCAGTACCACAAACAGTTGATTCTCTTCATCAG GTTATATCCAACATCACATCTCCATTATCGACGGCACCACAACCAATACAAACATATGCTCCAAACCATACTTATAATTATCCTGAATACAATACTCTTGAAAGGGTTAAAGCCCAGCTCAGTGCATTACAATACTCAAGCACAAGCCGCATTCAAGCAACGCCTTTTTGTGAAACCAACTTATCGTCTTCTGTCACAAGGGATGATGAGGAAGATCCAGTAGATATGTATATTGACTGGGGTAAATATGAAGAAGTGGATATTGATGAACTTGATCCAGTTGAAGCACTCTTGGCTTTAGGTTTTTCAGTAAGTCCTTAA